The following are encoded together in the Hoplias malabaricus isolate fHopMal1 chromosome 3, fHopMal1.hap1, whole genome shotgun sequence genome:
- the slco2a1 gene encoding solute carrier organic anion transporter family member 2A1, producing the protein MDLFTKGLTHSKNSVFCNIKLFVLCQGLLQLAQLLYSSYFKSTITTIERRYGLDSLSSGTISSLHEVGNAVLIVFVSYLGSRVHRPRVIGLGGLLMAISAIMLALPHFLHSPYSFDTVLGNGSRKDMCTVLTLRANESNTEACKKQDSKEVADKTKLWVLMAMAQLMFGIGSVPIQPFGISYVDDFAGPGNSPLYIAILFAVAVFGPAFGYLMGSVVLRIYVDVDKAGAGMELTPNDPRWVGAWWMGLLISAGGLALTSFPYFFFPKAMSVENVAGSKGEVLKDDHKDSDISMLDFLKMFPRLFVQLLLSPLFLLLVLTQCCFSSVMAGLATFLNKFLERQYSTSAAYSSLLIGAVNLPSVAFGMLLGGVIMKRTGLSLKVIPRFSIVFLTFSVLLCIPLFFMGCPTQTVAGVYPNKESQGMNHMCNSSCSCPSHVFNPVCGDDNIEYISPCHAGCTNFTLDPKNPHRVQLYSNCKCVTGNARPGPCANSCPHLLLPVIFLISIAALSASFTHNPIYMMVLRTVPQEEKSFAIGVQFLLMRILAWLPAPALFGATIDSTCIWWRSKCGKKLACGYYDNNLLRNRYLGVQVGFKLMGIAMLGLIGWKVGRTREYSLEKKPEGPL; encoded by the exons ATGGACCTGTTCACCAAAGGGCTCACACACAGCAAGAACTCCGTCTTCTGCAACATAAAG CTTTTCGTTCTCTGCCAAGGTCTTCTGCAGCTTGCCCAGTTGCTCTACAGCTCCTACTTCAAAAGCACAATCACCACCATCGAAAGACGCTATGGCCTTGACAGCCTGTCctcgggaaccatctcttcccTCCATGAG GTGGGGAATGCAGTGCTGATAGTGTTTGTCAGTTACCTAGGCAGCCGTGTCCATCGTCCTCGCGTCATTGGACTGGGTGGCTTGCTGATGGCAATCAGTGCTATAATGCTGGCCCTACCTCACTTCCTGCACTCACCTTACAGCTTTGACACTGTCCTAGGAAATG GTAGCAGGAAAGACATGTGTACTGTTCTCACTCTACGTGCAAATGAGTCGAATACTGAGGCTTGTAAAAAGCAGGACAGCAAAGAGGTTGCGGATAAAACTAAACTGTGGGTGCTTATGGCCATGGCTCAGCTGATGTTCGGAATTGGCTCCGTCCCTATCCAACCCTTTGGAATCTCGTACGTGGATGACTTTGCTGGGCCTGGAAATTCCCCTCTCTACATTG CCATTCTCTTTGCCGTGGCTGTTTTTGGACCTGCCTTCGGCTACCTCATGGGCTCTGTAGTGCTGCGCATCTATGTGGATGTGGATAAAGCCGGTGCAG gtATGGAATTGACCCCTAATGACCCTCGCTGGGTTGGCGCGTGGTGGATGGGTTTGCTGATATCTGCAGGGGGACTGGCTCTTACGTCTTTTCCCTACTTCTTCTTTCCCAAAGCCATGTCTGTTGAAAAT GTGGCTGGAAGTAAAGGTGAGGTTTTGAAGGACGACCACAAGGACTCTGACATCTCTATGCTGGATTTCCTCAAAA tgttccCACGGCTGTTTGTCCAGTTGTTGCTGAGCCCCCTGTTCTTGCTGCTGGTTCTGACTCAGTGCTGTTTCTCTTCTGTGATGGCTGGACTCGCCACTTTCCTCAACAAGTTCCTGGAGCGGCAGTACAGCACCTCAGCCGCATATAGCAGTCTGCTGATTG GTGCTGTTAATCTGCCCTCTGTAGCCTTTGGGATGTTGCTGGGAGGCGTGATTATGAAGCGCACAGGCCTGTCACTCAAAGTCATCCCTCGATTCTCCATAGTCTTCCTCACATTCTCTGTGCTCCTGTGTATCCCACTTTTTTTCATGGGCTGTCCTACTCAGACTGTGGCTGGGGTCTACCCTAACAAAGAATCCCAAGG GATGAACCATATGTGCAACAGTAGCTGTTCCTGCCCCAGTCATGTGTTTAACCCTGTATGTGGTGATGACAACATCGAGTACATTTCACCCTGCCACGCAGGCTGCACTAACTTCACCTTGGACCCCAAAAACCCACACCGAGTCCAG TTGTACTCAAACTGCAAGTGTGTGACTGGAAACGCCAGACCAGGCCCATGTGCCAACAGCTGCCCACACCTGCTTTTGCCTGTCATCTTCCTCATCTCTATAGCAGCCCTCTCAGCCAGCTTCACACACAACCCTATCTACATGATGGTCCTTAG AACAGTTCCTCAGGAGGAGAAGTCTTTTGCCATAGGAGTTCAGTTCCTGCTAATGAGAATTCTTG CATGGCTGCCTGCTCCAGCCCTGTTTGGGGCAACCATTGACTCCACCTGCATTTGGTGGAGAAGCAAGTGTGGTAAAAAGCTGGCCTGTGGTTACTATGACAACAACCTCCTTAGAAACAG GTATCTTGGAGTGCAGGTGGGTTTTAAGTTAATGGGCATTGCCATGTTGGGTTTGATAGGCTGGAAGGTAGGTAGAACCAGAGAGTACAGTCTGGAGAAGAAGCCCGAGGGTCCACTGTGA